In Salmo salar chromosome ssa15, Ssal_v3.1, whole genome shotgun sequence, one genomic interval encodes:
- the LOC106572227 gene encoding protein-L-isoaspartate O-methyltransferase domain-containing protein 2 — protein MGGAVSAGEDNDELIDNLKEAQYIRSDLVEQAFRAIDRADYYLEEFRDSAYKDLAWRHGNIHLSAPCIYSEVMEALDLQPGLSFLNLGSGTGYLSTMVGLILGPFGVNHGVELHQDVIEYAYQKLEFFIKTSDSFDRFEFCEPCFVMGNCLEIAPESGQYDRVYCGAGVQQEQEDYMKNLLKVEGILVLPLEEKLTKITRTGYNSWETKNIIAVSFAPLVLPKHRDSSKPKAVPLPTMFEVRTLQDLARISIRLTLKKTVVGPGPLPRRRLAHNGEQLRQRRAQHCGSTLRSNRYVFMSRLIPGPMDDNNNRSDTEEEEEEGNCRILGEPEEEQEEEGEESREGGALLHEAPVNLLRERILGLPLPEPLKMYMLHYREK, from the exons ATGGGAGGAGCCGTGAGTGCGGGGGAGGACAACGATGAGTTGATTGACAACCTGAAGGAGGCTCAGTACATCCGCTCGGACCTGGTGGAGCAGGCCTTTAGGGCCATCGACAGGGCCGACTACTATCTGGAAGAGTTCAGAGACAGTGCCTACAAGGACCTGGCCTGGAGGCACGGCAACATCCACCTCTCAGCACCCTGCATCTACTCCGAGGTGATGGAGGCCTTGGATCTCCAGCCTGGCCTGTCCTTCCTCAATCTGGGCAGTGGTACGGGCTACCTCAGCACTATGGTGGGACTCATACTGG GTCCATTTGGAGTGAACCATGGGGTGGAGCTGCACCAAGATGTCATTGAGTATGCATACCAGAAACTGGAGTTTTTCATCAAGACCAGCGACAGCTTCGACAG gtttgaGTTCTGTGAGCCCTGCTTCGTGATGGGGAACTGTCTGGAGATAGCCCCAGAGAGTGGTCAGTATGACAGGGTGTATTGTGGAGCTGGGGTGCAGCAGGAGCAGGAAGACTACATGAAGAACCTGCTCAAAGTGGAGGGAATCCTAGTGCtgccattggaggagaag TTGACCAAGATCACTCGAACAGGCTACAACAGCTGGGAAACCAAAAACATCATTGCTGTGTCCTTTGCCCCACTGGTGTTGCCCAAACACAGAGATAGCAGTAAACCCAAAGCAGTGCCTTTAC CGACCATGTTTGAGGTGCGGACTCTGCAGGACTTGGCTCGCATCTCTATCCGTCTGACGTTAAAGAAGACAGTGGTGGGGCCAGGGCCATTGCCCAGGAGGAGGTTGGCCCACAACGGGGAGCAGCTCCGGCAGAGGCGGGCCCAACACTGTGGCTCCACCCTGCGCTCCAACCGCTACGTATTCATGAGCCGCCTCATCCCCGGGCCGATGGACGACAACAACAACCGCTCAGacacagaagaggaggaagaagaggggaaCTGCAGGATTCTAGGAGAACctgaggaagagcaggaggaagagggggaggagagtagggagggCGGTGCCCTTCTACATGAGGCTCCAGTGAACCTGCTAAGAGAAAGGATCCTGGGCCTGCCGCTCCCTGAGCCTCTTAAGATGTACATGCTCCACTACAGAGAGAagtag